In Rhizobium jaguaris, a single window of DNA contains:
- the phnF gene encoding phosphonate metabolism transcriptional regulator PhnF: MQKKLLHGQWRMVESDIAEDILAGRIAPQTQLPKETELMEKFGVGRHTVRRAISQLETRGLVRVEQGRGTFVQSRIDYRLSERTRFSQNLLDQGRETLGQPIHEEVIEAPTKIAEALRLPIGEPVYHIVRREFVDDKPISHSHSYFPVRRFPGFNDARRSGRSITSILADYGVPDYIRLRTDIVARLPTAEEARHLMQDPSLPVVALKKVDVDLKGMPVAYSESVWPGERVQFSIDNTSQLLDALARRSES; encoded by the coding sequence ATGCAGAAAAAGCTGCTTCACGGGCAGTGGCGAATGGTTGAAAGCGACATCGCCGAAGATATTCTCGCTGGCCGGATTGCACCACAAACGCAACTGCCCAAAGAAACCGAGCTGATGGAGAAATTCGGTGTTGGCCGACACACGGTTCGTCGCGCCATATCACAACTTGAAACTCGCGGCCTCGTGCGGGTAGAGCAAGGGCGGGGAACGTTTGTACAAAGCCGGATTGACTACCGCCTGTCCGAAAGAACGCGCTTTTCGCAGAATCTGCTCGACCAGGGGAGGGAGACGCTTGGCCAACCGATCCATGAGGAAGTGATAGAGGCTCCCACCAAGATCGCGGAAGCGTTGCGGCTGCCGATCGGAGAGCCGGTCTATCACATCGTCAGGCGCGAGTTCGTCGACGACAAGCCAATCTCCCACTCGCACTCGTATTTTCCGGTGCGTCGCTTCCCGGGCTTCAACGATGCCCGCCGCAGTGGCCGAAGCATCACATCAATTTTGGCGGACTATGGCGTTCCGGACTACATCCGCCTTCGCACCGACATTGTTGCCAGGTTACCGACCGCCGAAGAAGCGCGACATCTCATGCAGGATCCGTCGCTTCCTGTCGTTGCTTTGAAGAAGGTCGATGTGGATCTGAAGGGTATGCCTGTTGCTTATTCCGAATCGGTTTGGCCGGGGGAGCGGGTCCAGTTTTCGATCGACAATACCAGCCAGTTGCTTGACGCTCTCGCGAGGCGAAGCGAGTCTTAA